The sequence below is a genomic window from Colletotrichum destructivum chromosome 4, complete sequence.
acgaggccgacggggAACAGGCGGCACAGGGTGACGCGGTTCAggggcagctggcgctgctgcagGAGGACCGAGGTGGACTGCAGGTGCTTCTGGGCGAagcggaggagctcgacggccgagacgatggGGGAGCCgaagccggagccggagccgggcCCCGAAGAAGAGTTGAAGTGGCAGGGGTAGTggaggagcagcagaaggTGGTAGTACCGGGCGCTGAGCCAGGTGACGGAGTTATGGATGGGCACGTTATCCGGCTCGAGGGGCGAGACGAGGCAGCCGTTGCTGTACCAGTTCTCAATGTCGGCGCGGATGCTCTGGACGATGGCGCGGCGGTCGGCCTgggagagggcggcgacgtcggcctgCCTGCGGGTGTGGATCTGCTTGAGGATGcggtcctcgagctggcgcAGCTGGATGACGTGGCGGTTCGTCTGCAGGATGGAGGCGAAGTGCTGGCGGTCCGGGGAGGCGAACTCCTCGATGGTGAGGCCCGGCAGGGGCACGtcgacgttgtcgtcgacgagggcgacgggcAGGCCGAGCGAGATGGCCATCATGCGGTCGAGCACGTAGATGCTCCAGAACAGGCGGTGGCGCAGCTCGATCtccatggccgagagcgTCTTGTCCTCGGACGCGCGGCGGCTGAGGCCGAGAAGCATGGCCTGGCGCgagacgatgccggcgacggacCAGGTCGAGATGCCCTTGTGCGGGTCGAAGAGGGAGtagagggcgacgaggacgaggatctGGATCGACTCGAGGTCCTCGCGCGCCAGGCACTCCTGGATGATGTCGGCGTAGGCGACGTCGAACTTGGACGCCGTGTCGTTGGGGATCTGCCCGGCGCGCTGCAGCGTCGTGCAGCCGATGGCCATGACGAGGTAGAGCAGCGTCGACccggcgtcgcggcggcgcttgGTCGACTCGCCGAGGGACTCGAGGTCACGCAGGACCCGCGCGCGGTTGACGAAGGGGTACGCGCGGTTGACGTTACGGAAGTAGGCGTCAACGAAGCGCCGGGCGATGGCGTCCCGGGGTAGGCTCGAGGACgtgaagccgccggcgctggcgccggcatgatggccttggccttggccgtgTCCGTGGCCGTGtccgtggccgtggccgtcacggaggccctcgatgccgaggatcCGGCCGGGTTCCGGCGGACCCGGCTGGAGCAAGGCCCGCATGTGGTCGTTGCCTCTCGACGATGGAGATTCCGAGTTGTCAAAGATGCCGGGGCCTGATGCTCCGTgtgactgctgctgctggtgttggtgctgctggtgttgctggtgatgctgctgttggtgtACGGCAAAGGTGTCCCTCGGCTCGCCGCGGTTGCTCCCGACGCTCATGGACCCGGACCCGGGCGTGGCGCCGTTGACGTtggccggcgtcgtcgggttCATCTCCAGCGGGTGTCCTACGGCAGTAAGaacaccagcaccaccagcgccaccactactactactaccacCAAGAATCGTCGGGGTAGCggcagccgccggcgaggaaccCAGCAGGGAGGCGAGGTCCGTCCCcgtgtcgacggcctcgacaccCGGGACGCCGGGGACGGAGAGGTTCTCGTTGATGAAGCGCGACAGCCACTCGATGCGGGCGCGCAGGTGATGCgtctgggcggcggtggaggcggcgggcgtcgagaaggagcagcGGTGGCCCGCGTTGGCGCAGAGGGTGCACACGGGGAACGTCCGGCTGCACTTCTTCTTGAAGCTGCGGCAGCGGTCGCAGGCGGGGATGTCGCGAACGGCCTTGGGCGACggggcggccgcggcgacggaggaggaggaggaggaagcggagAGCGTCACGGAGGTATTTGGACCCCCGGCGGGGCTCGGCAGCGTAGGCGGGATCGAAGCCGAATTTGCCGGAACTGGAGCCGCCGAGAGCGttgccatggccgccgaggagggggaggaggacgacaacgataacgaggacgagaccgagaccgagacaTCCGGGGCGGTTCCCGACGACGGTCCCGGGGTTGGCGGAGGTCCTATCGCGGGCGTCAgggccggtggcggcggcggcggcggcggcggcggcgggtagCGCACGGCGGGAGGAGAGGCCGAGCGGCGCagggccggcgaggaggaagccgatGGAGACGGCTGTCGAACGCGGAAGCGGTGAATATTGGACCTGATGGGTTCGGGGGCCATTGCGACGACGGTGGATGGACGGCGAGACGCCGACGCGACGCCCATACGAGTCGGGGGCGTCGGGGAGGGgtatgtgcgtgtgcgtgtgcgtgtgcgtcgtgtggtgagtgagtgagtgagtgagtgagtaagTGGTTCTCACTCGGGCTTGGCCTGGACAGGCTTGGGGAATGGATCCTTTGAGATGGGAGATGTGACTCCTGAGTCGGGAACACTCCGCTTGTTATCCCGACtggtggacggacggacggatgTAGGGGACGTGGTTTATCGAcaagtcagtcagtcagtctctGGACGATGCCATGGCTGACGAGGGGGGTTGTCTTGATGGACGTTGCAGATATGTGGTGTCAAGATCATCACAAGAGGGCAAATGACAGAGAGGGCAGAAAACAGAATCCCATCCAGATCAGCGTTGCAACGAGGCCAGTCTGTCTCCCTCCCATTTCTCTCTGCCCACccagggggagggggccggCTTCACTTGCTTTCCGCGCAGATCCGGCAAAGGgctttttttattttattttttgccTTTGGAGGCCTTGaacagcacacacacacgcacagGCAGACGGTACTTCGGACACCCATCCAGGgcggagagagagcgagagcgagagagagacagagagagggagagggagagggagagggaggcacagtgagtgagtgagagagagagagagcagcACGACTCAAAGGGGTATAGAAGCACGCCATTATGCATCGCCATGGGCTCTTCAGGGGGGCCCGACGAATGAGAATTCTTCTCAAGGCCGTTATTTCATCTCTTTTCCAGTTAGCTTGGTCCAGTTtggccccgccgccggggatgcGCCTTTCGGAGTTAATAATTCCCCCCCAAGATTTGCTTGCTTTCTGTTACCGCCAGCCAGCAGGTTATTATCCGTATCCATGTTACATGGTATGGTAGGAGAGCAGATAAGGAAGGGGACGGACCTCGGCAGTTGTGGTCGGGTTTTATCGCCATAGTCTGTGAGTTTCGGGAGTTGTGCTcacagtcagtcagtcagttgAAGCGGTTGGAACAGTTGAAGGAACCAAAAAGTCACAGCAGTTGGAACGGCCGGCAACTCAGAGCCAAagagacaacaacaactctgGGTAACCGGGGACTATGTAAGTGCATGTCTCATGTATTGGTACTCGTCCCCCAAGAATCAAGGGCACacatccaccccccccccccccccccccccccaagacACACCTCCCTGGCGCTGTCGGGCCAAGCCCGACGAGTGTGTCGGGGCGACATTTTGGTGGGCACACATCGTGGTTCGTATGTCCCACAGCAACAAACAACCACCAACCGCAATAttcgctgtcgtcgtctcAGCCAGCCGAGCGAGAGTGTCTGAACATCCGGGATGAACTGCCATCGGCTGATCATCACAACCCTCACAAGGCACAAATGGCTCAGACAAGCACCACCCGCTCTCACCGGTCCCTCATTTAAGCCGGGATTCTTCTCTCACTGCTCGCCTCCCAGGTAACTAActcaccatccatccccatccGATACCCCCTCATCGTCACCATATATTCCACGGCCCCTcacagcagcaccagcagcagagcCCGGTCTCATCACCCCGCCACCACCATGTCACCCTTGTCCCCCGAGGACAACAGGCTCAACGTCGACCgggtcgccgtcatcggcgccggacCCTGCGgcttggccgccgccaagtAAGCCCTCCCCGTCACGGTGTCATAGTGCAACAGCCGCTTACATGGGACCGCCATCGTTAGgtacctcctcgccgagaacAAGTTCTCAAAGGTCCAGGTCTTCGAGCAGAGGGacaccgtcggcggcgtgtgGACCTACAGCCCTCTCAacgttgtcgacggcgacttCACCATCCCGCGGACGCGGCCCACCCGCAACCCGGAcacggccgtcgccgtcgagggccgcgcCGCCAAGCAGTTCGTCTCCCCCGTCTACGACCACCTCGAGACCAACATCCCGCACACGCTCATGAACTACTCGGACCGCAAGTtccccgccgacgcctcgCTGTTCCCGCCCCACCAGGTCGTCAAGAAGTACCTTGAGGGCtacgccgaggagctgcggcCCATCATCTCGTTGTCTACCCAGGTGCTGTCCGTCAACAAGGCATCGGacgccaccggcggcggcggcggcggcggcggcggcggcggcggcggctgggaggTGGAGACGCGGGACCTCGGGACGGATGAGATTAGCAAGGCCCGGTTTGACGCCGTGCTGGTGGCGAGCGGCCACTACAACGACCCTTTCATCCCCGACATCCCCGGCCTGGCCGATTTTGACAAGGCTCACCCGGGATCCATCACACATTCCAAGTTCTACCGGAACGCGGCACAGTACAAGGACAAGGTAAGATGAGCACGCATACAGGACCCCCTGTTGTTACCAAGTCCAAACCccgctcactcactcacccttctctctctctctctcacacacacacacagaaagtcatcatcgtcggcaacTCAGCTTCCGGCATCGACCTGAGCGCGCAGATCTCGGCGGTCTGCGCCCTGCCCGTCATCGTCTCCGAGAAGACGGTCCCCAACGCCCCGGCCGAGGACCGCTCGTCGTGGGCCAAGACGACCCCGGAGATCGCCGAGTTCATCCCGGACGGCCGCCGGGTCcgcttcgccgacggcaccttCGAGACGgacatcgacgccgtcgtcttctgcaCGGGCTACTTCTACagcttccccttcctccgcgacctctcgccgcccgtcgtcaccgacggcgcccgcgcccgcggccTTTACGAGCACCTCCTCTACGCCCACGATCCGaccctcgccttcgccggcgtcccgCAACGCATCGTCCCCTTCCCCATCTccgaggcccaggccgccTACGTCGCGCGCGCCTGGTCGGGCCGCCTGGCGCTCCCGGGGCgcgacgagatggcggcgtgggaggcggcggcgctcgccgagaagggcgagggcaaGACGCTGCACAACCTCGCGTTCCCAAGGGACCTCGAGTACATCAACAGGCTGCACGCGCGCAGCCTCGCGGCCGAGAGGCggcccggcctcgacaacggcggcgccggcaagatCCCGCCGTtctgggacgacgagaagaggtGGACGCGGGAGCGGTTCCCGCTCATCAAGATGGCGTCGCGCAAGCTGGGCGAGAGGCGACACGAGGTGACGACGCTGGAGCAGCTCGGCTTCGACTACAAAGCGTGGAAGGCCggcgtggacgaggaggagaagctgtTGTGAGGTCTCTAAGGTCTCTGAGGTCTCTGTAAGGTCTTTGCAAGGTCtcttgggcttgggggggGATAATGTTTATACCATGAGTGAGAGTCAGTACATAATAGAGAAAGGGCTCTGGGAGTTGTGAGAGTCAGCTCTGGAGCATTGGGATAGACATTGATGTGGCCCGATGGATCATTTTTTGGTTGTGTTCCGTCTGGAAATGATGGTCCGTTTCTAGTGATGGATTTTCGAACGGCGGTTTCAatgatgttgctgctgctgcttgatACGTTTACTATTCAGTTGTCAAACTGGTTAGTGGGTGTGAATGTGACACAAATAGACACAGAACCAACCGCATGGATTCTCGTTCGATCTGAGCTCGCAGAGTGAAGCGGATGAGCGGACGAACAGGCTCACCTCCGCCGTCTCTCCGCAACAAAGCTGACAAATAGACACTGACCGACGAAGTCGACCGTGTTACCCGCGCGCTACGCCGTCCTCGGGATTCCGAACCGCGCGCGTTGACGTAGCTCGTTCGACTTTCGGCAAGTGAAATCGCGCGGAGGCGGGGAAATGGAACTCTGGTTTTCTTTGCGTCACGCGAGTGATTACAAGGAGCCGCAGtcggatgatgatgatgtgcTTTCAAAGTGCCTGTAGCGTCTAATAAagcaccccccctcccccatccccctTCTGAGTGTTATGCGTTGGCTGGGGCTTATAAAGCATCTCACACTTCCTAAATATCATGATCCCGCACAGGTTCATGACTGTATTCAGTTGCCATACACCGGCACTCAgtcaggaagaagagaactCATCAATATCCGGTGAAACCCTGTAACAAATCTTCTCAACGTGCAGATCAACTTCAACATGAGTGAAGAGGTATGTCACGAAACCATAGTCACAAACTCGGTTCTCACAACGTTGCCCCCCCTAACACGTCCGTCGAGCAGAAAGATCCCATCACCTTGACCCCAGGCAAGGGCGGCGCCTTTGAGCGTGTCGACGCCCAGTTCCGGAACTTCATCTCCAGCGACCCCAACGCCAAGTTCCCGGCCGAAAAGGGCCGCTATGCGCTCTACGTCAGCCCGGGATGCCCATGGGTACGTGATGacaagaaccccccccccttcccctcagAAGTGAAGATTTGTGTCAGAAGTAAGAATACTTGTGTGAGAAACATCACGGCCTAAGCTTACGTCAAGTCAAACACAAAAAAAAGTGCCACCGCGTCATGATCGTCCGCGCCCTCAAGGGCCTACAAGACGTCGTAGACCTCTACACCTGCGCAGTGGTCATGGGCAAGGAAGGTTGGCACTTTGACGACGGtcccgaggccgccgccatcggcgtccTGCCCGAGGACCCCGTCTACGGCTTCAAGACCATCAGGGAGCTCTaccgcaaggccagcccGGGCTACGACGGCCGCGTCACCGTCCCCGTCCTCTGGGACAAGAAGACGCACGCGCTCGTCAGCAACGAGTCGAGCGAGATCATCCGCATGTTCTCCGCCGAGTTCgaccccctcctccccgccgccgaccgcgAGTGCAACaggcccggcggcgggctgtACCCGGAGGCCCTGCgggccgagatcgacggcATCAACGACTGGGTCTACCACGCCGTCAACAACGGCGTCTACAAGTGCGGCTTCGCCTTCAGCCAGGCCGCCTACGACGAGAGCGTCGAGGCCCTGTTCGCGGCGCTCGACCGgctcgaggacctcctcAAGGACCGGCcgttcctcctcggcgaccacgtcaccgaggccgacgtccGGCTGTTCCCGACCCTCGCGCGCTTCGACGTTGCCTACGCCACGGTCTTCATGTGCAACCTGGGCACGATCCGCGGCGACTACCCGAACCTCCACCGGTGGCTGAGGAGGCTGTACTGGGACCGCGGCGCGGGCACGCGCGGGGGGGCCTTCTTCGACACGACCGCGACCTGGCTGCCGCTGTACAAGGCGGGCTACGCCCAGGGGCGGGCGAGGGTGTTGGGGATCAGCgggcccgtcatcgtccCAAAGGGCCCGCGGGTTCTGATGCACGgcctggaagacgaggagaggTTGGCATTCTGACAAGTGGCGGGTTCACTTCTTCGCCATGGTCCAGAACAGCTTTGACCCACAAGGACAtttgagggggggggggggggcttctTCTCAGAGATATTGTCAGTGCTATCACATATCATGATTTCATGTCCAGTGATGTTGTTCACCCTAAGATACTTTCTCAACTTACAAGGTTGGTTACGTCCTTTCTCGGCCCCAAGTCCAATATCTTATTTCCCCTCGGTTCGCTCTGCCGTGTTTGAAGATACGAGTGTTTGTGGATCGGACAAAGATCCATTTCCTTTACATTCGCCATGCAAGCCGCCCCCCATCCAACCCTAAACAACTATCAAGCTTGAGTGGGTTCCCGGTCAGCGAATCGCTGGCGAATCCGAATACTCGGCTCGGAAGATATCCTACGTTACGAGGTGTGAGGCAGTGCAGGCTCTATTCAGCCTTGAGGGCTGTGCCTGTCAACAATCGTACCAAGACAACTGCTCGATATGCTCCTCTGGTCCTTTTCTAAAAATGAAATTCCTTAAATTTTTTCTTCTAAAAAAGTTTTTTAAACCCCTTTCTCTGTACAAATGCTCAGCAGCAAATGAGTGGTCTAGGCCATGTTGCTCCAATGTTTAagccctcctctcccccccctcccccttaATTGCTGCATATGCCTCCCTCGTGCCGACTTGGTGGAGATTGCTTCTGAACGCCCGGCTTGAGAGAGTGAATTTTTGTGAACCAGAAATCTTCCCAATCTATACCCTTGATCCAGGGCAGCGATGGGGCACCGGCTGTATTCTCATCCTGGGGTATTGTCGTGTATGTCTGCCTGCTCGTACACTATTAATATCAACGTTGTAAATCTTTTCGGTCGTACATCGTTGGACTCACAAATCCCACGGACCACGATCGCCTCAACCCCCGCCCCTACTCCAGCTTAGGATCAATTTCAGTAAAGACCGGACGAAATGATACACAGACCTAGCGCCACCAAAGATACCGCTTAATACACAACCGACCAACACCGCGAGAGACCCGTGACTCGGTcgtagagagagagacactCGCCGCTGCTCCAAATCTTGTCCAGGACTCAAAACGAGCAAGGCGACCCGCCACGTGCTGTCTCACACATCACATTGACGCGAACCGATTCCCAGGCCAAGGACCATGAGCCCATCAAACACCGCTATAATCGGCATCGCCTTagccgccgtcatcgtcgtgttccccatcgtcttcttcattGGCCACACGatgacggggaggagggaggaggaggccatcgagcGGTacatggccgtcgtcgtcgccaacgagggCACCATCAGGGCGGCAGAGCCTGCCAACACGAGCAAGAGCAACCATACGCACGGCGCGGGCTCGGTCCCTGGGCCTCACTACAGCACACGCGGGGGGAGACACGTAAACCCGTGACGACATGAGCTGCgttctcggacgaggagttcAAACCAACCTGGTCATCTCATCGCAACCTTTCATCGGCTTCATCAGAGACGACCATATTAACAACAAGGGCGTAATGGATTCGAGGTTTCTTTCACTTACGTCCGAAATGGCATTGGATGTTTTGGTCGGAGATCCTGAAGGGGTTTGTCACGATTCACGCCGTCTTAGCCCTTCCCCTGTATCAGCCCATTGTATGTTTCCAAAATTACACAACTGAACCTCTACTATGAGTATTCTACTACGCCCTTCTTGTAGGAAAACGTGATGGGAAATTAACGACTCTACAACGCAGAGGTTACGAGTCACGCAACGCATGGGTCCTTTGCGGTCCGAACCTTTTTGTAGTCTTCGGTCCGAGGACCTACTGACGGAATAGACATGACTCAAAGCTCATGACGTTACGCTCTTCAggcagtgagtgagtggtaTACGAGCTACTCGGGCAGACAGCACTCCTTAGGTTTCCCCCTACAACGAGATGAAACTGACggaaaaaagaaaggtaGAGTAAAAAAAGCACCTGCTCCAGTCGATCAAGGTACTCGCTTTCGCTTCCCATCAAAGTAGACGCAAATTGAGAAGAACAGCCACCTACGGCAGATGCTACTACGGCTATAAGGAATACAGGTCCAGGTCAAGGACGGCACCACCGGTGCCCCCAGTGCCAGAGATCCGGATCCAATGGGGCGGACGCCGTGCGAGGGCGGACCACTGCCCGGAAATCCAAAACCAAGTCAGCAAGCCGTTTTTGGACTTACAAGATATAGATAGTCCAGAGTCTGGTACCAAGGTTTGGGCATGGGCTCGTCCCCTCTTGACATTTACTGCCCAGCCCTTCCCCCCCGATCAACGTTAACTCGACTTGAGAAAGAAAAATCGGCCGGTTGGAACTCGTACCATAATTGATCTGTAAGTCAACTCGACTTGATGGCGCTCAAACCCCAATTCAACCAGCCAGCACCTTGGACACTCGACGGTTTTCGAGTCACAGTAGTCAGTCATCCAAGTCCTGGTTCATCCAACGTAAAGATGGCTGACGGTAACTCCCCCGTTTCCAGCTGACCTTCGAACCCACGTGGCTTCAACAGCAGCATCGACGACACGCCCTGGCCCGCCGTTGTCATGAAGACATCCACTATCCTCGACAAACCTTCGTATCACCGGTTAtccgaggagaaggaggaggacgaggaggagaactCGCCGAACCTGGCCGGCAAGACTGACGGAGGCAACTCTTCCTGGCACCTCGGATGGCCTGCCATCAACTTGAAAGATGACCCGCTGGACTCGGACCAGCAGGAAGCCAACGAGGGTCGGCTGGCCCGAGACCTGAGGAGATCGAAGGCCGCCGTCCGAATATGGCGTCTGGTCTCCATGGCTCTGGCCGCGGCCTTGATGGTGTCGTGCTTCCTGCTCCTCTCGCGACATGACGATAGCCACTGCAAGGCAGACTACCCCCAGCCCGCCGAAGGCACGGACAACGTCCTCAAATGGAtgaaggaggccgaggtcgccgacggccacTTCTGGTGCGGCagcaccatcgccgaggccaagcaCCGGGGCTGCACCTTTGACAAGCTCCACAACCGGTGGATGTCGCCCGTCTGCGAGCCCGATTTCGAGcccgccaagaaggccgtcttcgaggccctcggcggcgttggcggcggtggcggtggcggtggtggtggcagtggcgacggcggtggcaacggcggcgacggcggcgcggtgcCGGAGTTCCGCTTCTAccgggacgacgagggcaagcCGGGCGCCCGgatctcggacgaggagctcgacgagctcgaggtgcTGACGCCGGCGTGGACGACGGTCGGGCACCACATGACGCACTGCATGTacctgctcctccaggcggcggcggccctcAACCTGGGCACCAAGGCGGACATGGTCGTCCACGCGTGGGAGCACGCCAAGCACTGCGCGACGGTGATCCTCAACGAGACGCGGAGGAGCCCCGCGTGGGACGACGTGGCGAGCTTCGGGCACACCCAGTCCGGTGTGTGTTGGTAGGCCGCGGGGGTGTTCGAGTATCGAGTACTGGGTGCGCCTGGTGTTATTGCAAAGAGACATGGAACtccgagacgagacgagatgTCATCTGGCTCGTGAGGTCGGGCCATTGGTGGAGGGAGGGTAGGACATGTGGACATGTGGACAGTAGGCCTCTCGAGACAAAAATGTCCGCTTAGACATGAATCGTCACCATGAGGTTCGCCAGCGAGTTGggcatcatcaccatctGTGATTCACAGACGGCCCGCCCTTGGAGCTGACACGGCACCGGTTCCCGGTTGAGTCTTGTCGCAAGAGGTACGGGCGCCTCCTCCGAGCAGGTTCTGAAGCTCGGTCTCGGATGTAGATGGCACAGGGATAGCCAGGGATTGCTTGAATGTCCCCCTCCTTGACTGTGTATATCCTCTCTCTAATTCTAGACGAACAGACGCTTCTAAGCCTCTCCTCCACCTTTTTCCCCACGCTCGTTTATTGCTTACAAAACCATTGTACAGTTACGTACGTCACCATGGGCGGCAATTGATTATCCCCCTTCTATGCTTTGCGAAACCGAGAAAACGAACGG
It includes:
- a CDS encoding uncharacterized protein (Putative zn(2)Cys(6) fungal-type DNA-binding domain, transcription factor domain, fungi); the protein is MAPEPIRSNIHRFRVRQPSPSASSSPALRRSASPPAVRYPPPPPPPPPPPALTPAIGPPPTPGPSSGTAPDVSVSVSSSLSLSSSSPSSAAMATLSAAPVPANSASIPPTLPSPAGGPNTSVTLSASSSSSSVAAAAPSPKAVRDIPACDRCRSFKKKCSRTFPVCTLCANAGHRCSFSTPAASTAAQTHHLRARIEWLSRFINENLSVPGVPGVEAVDTGTDLASLLGSSPAAAATPTILGGSSSSGGAGGAGVLTAVGHPLEMNPTTPANVNGATPGSGSMSVGSNRGEPRDTFAVHQQQHHQQHQQHQHQQQQSHGASGPGIFDNSESPSSRGNDHMRALLQPGPPEPGRILGIEGLRDGHGHGHGHGHGQGQGHHAGASAGGFTSSSLPRDAIARRFVDAYFRNVNRAYPFVNRARVLRDLESLGESTKRRRDAGSTLLYLVMAIGCTTLQRAGQIPNDTASKFDVAYADIIQECLAREDLESIQILVLVALYSLFDPHKGISTWSVAGIVSRQAMLLGLSRRASEDKTLSAMEIELRHRLFWSIYVLDRMMAISLGLPVALVDDNVDVPLPGLTIEEFASPDRQHFASILQTNRHVIQLRQLEDRILKQIHTRRQADVAALSQADRRAIVQSIRADIENWYSNGCLVSPLEPDNVPIHNSVTWLSARYYHLLLLLHYPCHFNSSSGPGSGSGFGSPIVSAVELLRFAQKHLQSTSVLLQQRQLPLNRVTLCRLFPVGLVLVHSFIACAAECTSFSARDEVAVVVSILEAFPEGWTQARQAAHVFRQFMGLVSGVPNNGYTTLHFPSGGNVYGGGGGGGGGGGSGGVGQVTSSSSASTSSSRESYQAMVRPIITGLVALMQEVLGRSTCYAFHEFPDDCGGQPSAPAGFRGQTAFSPTGPTRHSASVGNDESSMDYGWGSLELGFL
- a CDS encoding Putative flavin monooxygenase, FAD/NAD(P)-binding domain superfamily; this translates as MSPLSPEDNRLNVDRVAVIGAGPCGLAAAKYLLAENKFSKVQVFEQRDTVGGVWTYSPLNVVDGDFTIPRTRPTRNPDTAVAVEGRAAKQFVSPVYDHLETNIPHTLMNYSDRKFPADASLFPPHQVVKKYLEGYAEELRPIISLSTQVLSVNKASDATGGGGGGGGGGGGGWEVETRDLGTDEISKARFDAVLVASGHYNDPFIPDIPGLADFDKAHPGSITHSKFYRNAAQYKDKKVIIVGNSASGIDLSAQISAVCALPVIVSEKTVPNAPAEDRSSWAKTTPEIAEFIPDGRRVRFADGTFETDIDAVVFCTGYFYSFPFLRDLSPPVVTDGARARGLYEHLLYAHDPTLAFAGVPQRIVPFPISEAQAAYVARAWSGRLALPGRDEMAAWEAAALAEKGEGKTLHNLAFPRDLEYINRLHARSLAAERRPGLDNGGAGKIPPFWDDEKRWTRERFPLIKMASRKLGERRHEVTTLEQLGFDYKAWKAGVDEEEKLL
- a CDS encoding Putative glutathione S-transferase, Thioredoxin-like superfamily encodes the protein MSEEKDPITLTPGKGGAFERVDAQFRNFISSDPNAKFPAEKGRYALYVSPGCPWCHRVMIVRALKGLQDVVDLYTCAVVMGKEGWHFDDGPEAAAIGVLPEDPVYGFKTIRELYRKASPGYDGRVTVPVLWDKKTHALVSNESSEIIRMFSAEFDPLLPAADRECNRPGGGLYPEALRAEIDGINDWVYHAVNNGVYKCGFAFSQAAYDESVEALFAALDRLEDLLKDRPFLLGDHVTEADVRLFPTLARFDVAYATVFMCNLGTIRGDYPNLHRWLRRLYWDRGAGTRGGAFFDTTATWLPLYKAGYAQGRARVLGISGPVIVPKGPRVLMHGLEDEERLAF